Proteins co-encoded in one Tachysurus fulvidraco isolate hzauxx_2018 chromosome 17, HZAU_PFXX_2.0, whole genome shotgun sequence genomic window:
- the LOC113635619 gene encoding NLR family CARD domain-containing protein 3-like translates to MMEGKRSDSPEPSCVSMKSDQSMGYPDNSRGRDSSTDVLMEGKRSDSPEPSCVSMKSDQSMGNPYNFRDSSTDVRMEGKRSDSPEPSCVSMKSDQSMGKPYNVRDRDSSTDVRPQKSNISTNQLDSIFKELEHKVITLIKNELKRFRKLLSPDYPACTEREVEDEEDLHSVREGAMKITLHVLKNMSHTDLANTLHNKLASVYQPKLKSKLREKFKRINEGISQHGSSALLNEIYTELYITEGWSGDVNNEHEVRQIEAASRRPATQEKPVKCIEIFKDKSIRTVLTKGVAGIGKTVSVQKFILDWAEGKVNQDVTFMFPLPFRELNLMKQQNLSLMKLLHHFFPEIRKLESIDCDSYKKLLIFDGLDECRLSLNFQKNEILCDVKESASVDVLLTNLIKGNLLPSALLWITTRPGAANQIPPECVDQVTEVRGFSDPQKEEYFRKRICDQSLANKIITHLKSSRSLYIMCHIPVFCWISATVLERMLGEAESGEIPKTLTQMFTHFLIFQIKHKDQKYHQKCDPDPQQTRESIMALGKLAFHQLEKGNLIFYEEDLRECGIDVIEVSVYSGVCTQIFREEFGLHLGKVFSFVHLSVQEFLAALYVFFCFILSNTNVLVGQSTGLFRNTNMSDLLRSSVDKALQSKNGHLDLFLRFLLGLSLETNQTLLRDLMPQTGSRSHSTQETVEYIKKKIRKNPSPEKCINLFHCLNELNDHSLVQEVQTYLNRGGDSHLSGTSLSPAQWSALGFVLLNSEQELDVFDLRKYDPSDECLLRLLLVVKASRKAVLRECNLTGKSCRVLSSVLSSNSSSLRELNLSKNKLLQDSGVKLLSDGLKNPHCSLEILRMCYCSITDEGCAALASALKSNSSSNLKELDLKYNKPGESGVKLLSDLLKDPHCKLETLHIEKNKLSRYRTGICPPTFFPG, encoded by the exons atgatggagggaaagagatcagactcaccagaacccagctgtgtgtccatgaagagtgaccagTCAATGGGATATCCAGATAACTCCAGAGGCAGAGACAGTTCAACTGATGTGtt aatggagggaaagagatcagactcaccagaacccagctgtgtgtccatgaagagtgaccagTCAATGGGAAATCCATACAACTtcagagacagttctactgatgtaag aatggagggaaagagatcagactcaccagaacccagctgtgtgtccatgaagagtgaccagTCAATGGGAAAACCATATAacgtcagagacagagacagttctactgatgtaag accacaaaaatcaaacatcagcacaaatcagctggactctatattcaag gagctggaacacaaagtcatcactctgataaagaatgagctgaagaggtttaggaagctcctgagtccagattacccagcatgcactgagagggaggtggaggatgaggaggatctgcacagtgtcagagaggGAGCgatgaagatcacactgcatgtcctgaagaacatgagccacacagatctcgctaacacactgcacaaca aactcgcctctgtgtatcagccaaagttgaagtccaagctgagagagaagtttaaaagaattaatgaaggaatctcacagcatggaagctcagcacttctgaatgagatctacactgagctctatatcacagagggttggagtggagacgtcaataatgaacatgaggtgagacagattgaggcagcgtccaggagaccagcaacacaggagaaacccgtCAAATGTATTgagatctttaaagacaagtccatcagaactgtgctgactaaaggagttgctggaattggaaaaacagtctctgtgcagaagttcattctggactgggctgaaggaaaaGTAAATCAGGATGTCACCTTCATGTTTCCACTTCCATTTAGAGAgttgaatctgatgaagcagcagaatctcagtctgatgaaacttcttcatcactttttcccagaaataagaaaactagaatcaatagactgtgactcctacaaaaagttgttgatctttgatggtctggatgagtgtcgactttctctaaatttccagaagaatgagatattgtgtgatgtgaaagagtcagcctcagtggatgtgctgctgacgaatctcatcaaggggaatctgcttccctctgctctcctctggataaccacaagaccaggagcagccaatcagatccctcctgagtgtgtagaccaggtaacagaggtacgaggcttcagtgatcctcagaaagaggagtacttcaggaagaggatctgtgatcagagcctggccaataaaatcatcactcacctgaagtcttcaagaagcctctacatcatgtgccacatcccagtcttctgctggatctcagccactgttctagagagaatgttgggtgaagcagagagtggggaaatccccaagactctgactcaaatgttcacacacttcctgatctttcagatcaaacacaaggaccaaaagtaccatcagaaatgtgaccctgatcctcagcagaccagagagagtatcatggcactgggaaaactggctttccaccagctggagaaaggaaacctgatcttctatgaagaagacctgagagagtgtggcattgatgtcatagaagtgtcagtgtactcaggagtgtgtacccagatcttcagagaggagtttgggcttcacctcgGGAAGGTGTTtagcttcgtacatctgagtgttcaggagtttctggctgctttatatgtatttttctgctttattttaagcAATACAAATGTGCTTGTGGGGCAAAGCACTGGACTTTtcagaaatacaaacatgtctgatctcctcaggagttcagtggacaaggccttacagagtaagaatggacacctggacctgttcctccgcttccttctgggtctctcactggagaccaatcaaactcttttacgagacttaatgccacagacaggaagcagatctcacagcacacaggaaacagtggagtacatcaagaAGAAGATCAGgaagaatccatctccagagaaatgcatcaatctgttccactgtctgaatgaactgaatgatcattctctggtgcaggaagtacaaacttactTGAACAGAGGAGGTGACAGTCATCTCAGTGGAACcagtctctctcctgctcagtggtcagctctggggTTTGTGTTATTGaactcagaacaggagctggatgtgtttgatttgaggaaatatgatccatcagatgaatgtcttctgaggctgctactagtggtcaaagcctccagaaaagctgt tctgcgtgagtgtaatctgacaggAAAAAGCTGTAGAGtcctgtcctcagttctcagctcaaactcctccagtctgagagaactgaacctgagtaaGAATAAACTgttgcaggattcaggagtgaagctgctctctgatggactgaagaatccacactgttcactggagatactgag